The following proteins are encoded in a genomic region of Gossypium hirsutum isolate 1008001.06 chromosome D05, Gossypium_hirsutum_v2.1, whole genome shotgun sequence:
- the LOC107904057 gene encoding protein SMAX1-LIKE 6 — MPTPVSVARQCLTPEAAHALDEAVRVARRRGHAQTTSLHAVSALLSLPSSPLRDACARARNAAYSPRLQFKALELCLSVSLDRVPSSQLSNDPPVSNSLMAAIKRSQANQRRQPENFHLYRDMSQQNPSSISCVKVELQHLMLSILDDPVVSRVFGEAGFRSSEIKLAIIRPLPNLLRYSRPRGPPVFLCNLENSDPGYENTRFPCHGGFSFPFPGFASFYGGEENCRRVGEVLARRRNPLLVGVCANDALANFTDCLDQKKDGLLVKGISGLNIIRIQNYISKCTTNQGFNKGEMDLKFEEMGREIEGSGSGLVVNYGDLKNLVSDKSEKDDDDDDDDDDDDKVVDEDGISYVVGQLTRLLQVYGGKLWLLGAATSYQTYLRFLSRFPSVEKDWDLQILPITSVRNSLAQSYPKSSLMESFVPFGGFFATPSESKGSLSSSYQHLPRCHLCNEKCEQEVIAISKGGFNVSVADQCQSTLPTWLQMTELGANKGLDLKTKDGQFLNTMVAGLQKKWDNICQRLHHTHPGPESKTYEESPSFPTVMGFHFVQDKKENAHGHSNDNRNAPPDEKMSTSLSENPSSIVSKTRNGSVLHKLWEKPSKVGVFEAIEPISPCSLSNSSGGDVSQASPTSVTSVTTDLGLGLCSVSSSNTLMKPSNQNHAGLAEDFPGCLPANVDANNGNISGHPSQSSSTFSPEFCGKLNPSNFKKLFTAVTKRVGWQHEAASVICQTVANGRARTEKCHGASQRGDIWLNFCGPDRCGKRKIALALADVVYGSRENFIGMDLSCQDGGLMHTQLLFNSQEVNYDLRFRGKTVVDYIAEELSKKPLSVVFLENVDKADIQVQSCLCQAIRIGKFSDSHGREVSTSNAIFVTTSTLAKETQVVCHKQHTSEDKILGAKGWPLQIVIKHDDNIIGQDLKLPVTTRKNISKQGFLNKRKLIGSHETLEQHEMMEITKRANRTSSLNLDLNIPAEESEVQDTDDATVDNDWVDESPMHWLQDFFGQSVKNVVFKPFDFDALAEELWDDINQSFCKSIGAGCLLEIESKAMEQLVAVAYVSDEKRVVRDWVEQVLSKGFAEVKEKYKFNAHTVVKLVPYDAVTSEEQTLGLGVCVPPKVVLN; from the exons ATGCCTACGCCGGTAAGTGTAGCGCGGCAATGCTTAACGCCAGAGGCAGCTCACGCGCTAGACGAGGCGGTGAGAGTCGCGCGGCGGAGGGGACACGCGCAAACGACCTCGCTCCATGCCGTTTCTGCTCTTCTATCTCTCCCTTCGTCCCCGTTACGTGACGCCTGTGCACGTGCTCGTAACGCGGCTTACTCCCCTCGCCTCCAATTCAAAGCGTTGGAGCTTTGCCTTAGCGTGTCATTGGACCGAGTCCCCTCGAGTCAACTCAGCAACGACCCGCCCGTCTCCAACTCGCTCATGGCCGCGATAAAGCGGTCTCAGGCGAACCAGCGAAGGCAGCCCGAAAATTTCCACCTTTATCGCGATATGTCGCAGCAAAATCCTTCCAGTATCTCGTGCGTCAAAGTGGAGCTCCAACACTTGATGTTATCCATCCTGGATGACCCTGTTGTTAGTCGGGTCTTCGGCGAGGCGGGATTTCGGAGCTCCGAAATCAAGCTGGCAATCATCCGCCCCCTCCCTAATCTCCTAAGATACTCTCGACCACGTGGCCCACCGGTTTTTCTTTGCAATCTAGAAAATTCGGATCCGGGTTATGAAAACACCAGGTTTCCATGTCATGGCGGCTTCAGTTTCCCGTTCCCGGGTTTTGCATCTTTTTATGGAGGAGAAGAAAACTGTAGGAGAGTAGGAGAAGTTTTGGCGCGAAGGAGGAATCCACTACTTGTTGGTGTATGTGCAAACGATGCACTCGCCAATTTCACGGATTGTTTGGACCAAAAGAAAGATGGCTTATTGGTTAAAGGAATTTCGGGGTTAAACATAATTCGCATCCAAAATTATATTTCCAAGTGCACTACTAATCAAGGCTTTAATAAAGGGGAGATGGatttaaaatttgaagaaatgGGTCGGGAAATTGAAGGATCCGGATCCGGGTTGGTGGTGAATTATGGGGATCTGAAAAATCTTGTCAGTGACAAGAGtgaaaaagatgatgatgatgatgatgatgatgatgatgacgacaAGGTTGTGGATGAAGATGGGATTAGTTATGTAGTTGGACAGTTAACGAGGTTATTACAAGTTTATGGAGGGAAACTCTGGTTGCTGGGAGCTGCAACAAGTTACCAGACATATTTGAGGTTTCTAAGTAGGTTTCCTTCAGTTGAAAAAGACTGGGATTTGCAGATTTTGCCTATAACTTCGGTTAGGAATTCATTGGCTCAGTCTTATCCCAAGTCCAG CTTAATGGAGTCATTTGTTCCATTTGGTGGGTTCTTTGCTACACCTTCCGAGTCAAAGGGGTCCTTAAGCAGCTCGTATCAGCATTTACCCCGCTGTCATCTATGCAATGAGAAGTGTGAACAGGAAGTAATTGCAATTTCAAAGGGAGGTTTCAATGTTTCCGTGGCAGACCAGTGCCAATCTACTTTGCCTACTTGGTTGCAGATGACAGAGCTTGGTGCAAACAAGGGATTAGATTTGAAG ACCAAAGATGGGCAGTTTTTAAACACTATGGTAGCAGGACTGCAAAAGAAGTGGGACAATATTTGCCAGCGCCTTCATCACACTCATCCAGGCCCTGAGTCAAAAACTTATGAAGAAAGTCCTTCATTCCCGACTGTTATGGGCTTTCATTTCGTGCAAGACAAGAAGGAAAATGCTCATGGTCATAGTAATGACAACAGAAATGCACCGCCCGATGAAAAGATGTCTACATCACTATCAGAGAATCCTTCCTCTATAGTATCCAAGACTAGAAATGGAAGTGTCCTGCACAAGCTATGGGAAAAGCCTTCCAAAGTAGGTGTTTTTGAAGCGATTGAACCCATATCTCCTTGCAGTTTGTCCAATTCAAGTGGGGGTGACGTTAGTCAAGCCTCTCCTACATCTGTGACTTCTGTGACAACTGATTTGGGGTTGGGTTTATGCTCCGTTTCTTCAAGCAACACATTGATGAAACCTTCAAATCAGAACCATGCAGGGCTTGCGGAGGACTTCCCAGGTTGCCTTCCTGCAAATGTTGATGCTAATAATGGAAACATCTCTGGCCATCCTTCTCAGTCCTCTTCCACTTTCTCTCCTGAATTTTGTGGAAAGCTTAATCCAAGCAATTTCAAGAAGCTTTTTACAGCTGTCACCAAAAGAGTTGGATGGCAACATGAAGCTGCAAGTGTTATTTGCCAAACAGTGGCCAACGGGCGTGCACGAACTGAAAAATGTCATGGAGCCAGTCAAAGAGGTGATATATGGTTGAATTTCTGTGGACCTGATAGGTGTGGTAAAAGAAAAATTGCTCTTGCACTTGCAGACGTAGTCTATGGAAGCAGAGAAAATTTCATCGGTATGGATCTAAGTTGCCAAGATGGGGGGTTGATGCATACACAGTTGCTCTTCAATTCCCAGGAAGTGAATTATGATTTAAGGTTCAGAGGAAAGACTGTGGTTGACTATATTGCTGAGGAGTTAAGCAAAAAGCCCTTGTCAGTTGTCTTCCTTGAAAATGTGGATAAAGCTGATATTCAGGTTCAGAGCTGCTTGTGCCAAGCTATCCGAATTGGCAAGTTCTCAGACTCACATGGAAGAGAAGTCAGCACCAGCAATGCGATATTCGTGACAACTTCGACATTAGCTAAGGAAACTCAAGTTGTTTGTCATAAACAGCACACATCTGAGGATAAAATATTGGGAGCCAAGGGATGGCCACTGCAGATTGTGATCAAGCATGACGACAACATAATTGGCCAAGACTTGAAGTTACCTGTTACAACTAGAAAAAACATCTCTAAGCAGggttttttgaataaaagaaagCTGATTGGCTCCCATGAAACTCTGGAGCAGCATGAGATGATGGAAATTACCAAACGGGCTAACCGAACGTCATCTTTGAATCTAGATTTGAACATTCCGGCTGAAGAAAGTGAAGTGCAGGACACTGATGATGCAACTGTTGACAATGACTGGGTTGATGAGAGCCCCATGCATTGGTTGCAAGATTTCTTTGGTCAATCTGTAAAAAATGTGGTATTCAAGCCATTTGATTTTGATGCACTTGCAGAAGAATTATGGGACGACATTAACCAGAGTTTCTGCAAGTCCATAGGTGCAGGGTGTTTGCTAGAGATAGAGTCGAAAGCTATGGAACAACTAGTAGCAGTTGCATATGTATCTGATGAGAAAAGGGTGGTGAGGGATTGGGTGGAACAAGTTCTTAGCAAGGGATTCGCAGAAGTTAAGGAAAAGTACAAGTTCAATGCTCACACCGTCGTGAAACTTGTTCCCTACGATGCTGTTACTTCTGAGGAGCAAACACTAGGACTAGGAGTTTGTGTTCCCCCCAAAGTTGTTCTCAATTAA